In Haloterrigena turkmenica DSM 5511, a single genomic region encodes these proteins:
- a CDS encoding HVO_A0556 family zinc finger protein gives MAKSQSSAIDGEDTQLLAILEGRPCPYCSDGELERGRYKDKRAAVCDSCDTPHAQLWQPGE, from the coding sequence ATGGCGAAATCACAGTCGTCAGCGATAGACGGCGAAGATACGCAGTTGCTCGCGATCCTCGAGGGGCGACCGTGTCCGTACTGCTCGGACGGTGAACTCGAGCGCGGACGCTACAAGGACAAACGAGCGGCGGTCTGCGACAGCTGCGACACGCCCCACGCCCAGCTGTGGCAGCCGGGCG